One stretch of Jiangella gansuensis DSM 44835 DNA includes these proteins:
- a CDS encoding VOC family protein: MSVRLNPYLGFRDTARQAMEFYRSVFGGDLTMNTFADIGASEDPSEADKIMHSMLETDDGLVLMASDTPNTMDYTPGTSHAVSLSGDDDARLRGYWEQLSAGGTVTVPLEQAPWGDSFGMCQDAFGVSWMVNISPAQA, translated from the coding sequence GTGAGCGTGCGCCTGAATCCGTATCTGGGCTTCCGCGACACCGCCAGGCAGGCCATGGAGTTCTACCGCTCCGTCTTCGGCGGCGACCTGACCATGAACACGTTCGCCGACATCGGCGCCAGCGAGGACCCCAGCGAAGCCGACAAGATCATGCACTCGATGCTGGAGACCGACGACGGCCTCGTGCTGATGGCCTCCGACACCCCGAACACGATGGACTACACGCCGGGGACCAGCCACGCGGTCTCCCTCAGCGGCGACGACGACGCTCGGTTGCGGGGCTACTGGGAGCAGCTGTCCGCGGGCGGCACGGTCACGGTGCCGCTGGAGCAGGCGCCGTGGGGCGACAGCTTCGGCATGTGCCAGGACGCCTTCGGCGTGAGCTGGATGGTCAACATCTCCCCCGCGCAGGCGTAG
- a CDS encoding DHA2 family efflux MFS transporter permease subunit, with amino-acid sequence MSTSAGPPDVGSDDKLDRGVLKVAGVVVLGAIMSILDVTVVSVALPTFQSEFNATYATVAWTHTAYTLALAAVIPITGWAADRFGTKRLYLTSLVLFVLGSVLCAFAWDIGPLIGARVLQGLGGGMLMPLGMTIMTRAAGPERIGRVMAVLGVPMLLGPIAGPILGGWLIDVASWHWIFLINLPIGIFAFIAASRVLPKDQPQPSETFDFVGMALLSPGLALFLFGVSSIPEEGTVQAARVLVPAALGLVLVVSFVFHALRKRNPLIDLHLFLNRNLTVAVITMTLFIVAFMGAGLLFPSYFMQVREESTLMAGLLMAPQGIGAMITMPIAGRLTDKTGPGKLVLTGIVLIAVGMGTFTQLAADTSYVLLLGSLFVMGLGMGMTMMPIMTAALASLTHAEVARGSTLMNIVQQAGGSIGTATMSVILTNQILNNQAATAYNGVVQGVVPADQVPPEVLAAGQSGLAEAFGSTFTVAVVLVALCLIPALFLPRSKKALQTDTHGQEGDEDGDAAQAPPIVMH; translated from the coding sequence ATGAGCACATCTGCCGGACCCCCTGACGTCGGGTCCGACGACAAGCTCGACCGCGGGGTACTCAAGGTCGCCGGCGTCGTGGTGCTCGGCGCCATCATGTCGATCCTCGATGTGACGGTCGTCAGCGTCGCGCTGCCGACGTTCCAGAGCGAGTTCAACGCGACCTACGCCACCGTGGCGTGGACCCACACGGCGTACACGCTCGCGCTGGCCGCGGTCATCCCCATCACCGGCTGGGCCGCCGACCGCTTCGGCACCAAGCGGCTCTACCTGACGTCCCTGGTGTTGTTCGTCCTCGGCTCCGTGCTGTGCGCCTTCGCCTGGGACATCGGCCCGCTCATCGGCGCCCGCGTCCTGCAGGGGCTGGGCGGCGGCATGCTGATGCCGCTGGGCATGACCATCATGACCCGCGCGGCCGGACCCGAACGCATCGGGCGCGTCATGGCCGTGCTGGGCGTCCCGATGCTGCTCGGTCCCATCGCCGGCCCGATCCTGGGCGGCTGGCTCATCGACGTCGCCTCATGGCACTGGATCTTCCTGATCAACCTGCCGATCGGCATCTTCGCCTTCATCGCGGCGTCGCGGGTGCTGCCGAAGGACCAGCCGCAGCCGTCGGAGACGTTCGACTTCGTCGGCATGGCACTGCTCTCCCCCGGCCTGGCGCTGTTCCTGTTCGGCGTCTCGTCCATTCCGGAGGAAGGCACGGTCCAGGCAGCACGGGTGCTGGTGCCGGCGGCCCTCGGGCTGGTCCTGGTGGTGTCGTTCGTCTTCCACGCGCTGCGCAAGCGGAACCCGCTGATCGACCTGCACCTGTTCCTCAACCGCAACCTCACCGTCGCGGTCATCACCATGACGTTGTTCATCGTGGCGTTCATGGGGGCCGGTCTGCTGTTCCCCAGCTACTTCATGCAGGTGCGTGAAGAGAGCACACTGATGGCGGGGCTGCTCATGGCGCCGCAGGGCATCGGCGCCATGATCACCATGCCGATCGCCGGCCGGCTGACCGACAAGACCGGGCCGGGCAAGCTGGTGCTCACTGGCATCGTGCTCATCGCCGTCGGCATGGGCACGTTCACCCAGCTCGCGGCCGACACGTCCTACGTGCTGCTCCTGGGGTCGTTGTTCGTCATGGGTCTCGGCATGGGCATGACCATGATGCCGATCATGACGGCTGCCCTGGCCAGCCTCACGCACGCCGAGGTCGCCCGCGGCTCCACGCTCATGAACATCGTGCAGCAGGCCGGTGGCTCCATCGGAACGGCGACCATGTCGGTGATCCTGACCAACCAGATCCTGAACAACCAGGCCGCGACCGCCTACAACGGCGTCGTTCAGGGCGTGGTGCCGGCCGACCAGGTGCCGCCCGAGGTGCTTGCCGCTGGTCAGTCCGGGCTGGCCGAGGCGTTCGGGTCCACCTTCACGGTGGCAGTCGTGCTGGTGGCGCTCTGCCTGATCCCGGCGTTGTTCCTGCCGCGGAGCAAGAAGGCGCTGCAGACCGACACGCACGGCCAGGAAGGCGACGAGGACGGTGACGCCGCCCAGGCGCCGCCGATCGTCATGCACTGA
- a CDS encoding MarR family winged helix-turn-helix transcriptional regulator: MSESAEAEFVASLEEFLRQIGCARAESDLNSMVELDLSISQLRCLVVLARHAEPIPINEIADAVDLTLATAGRNVDRLVTHGLVARREDPSDRRIRRVSLSDRGRDVIADVDAARRSALLAFARSLNPSDRERLHAALGPIVSTATPSHLEEQHS; the protein is encoded by the coding sequence GTGTCCGAATCCGCCGAGGCAGAGTTCGTCGCCTCGCTCGAGGAGTTCCTCCGCCAGATCGGGTGCGCCCGGGCCGAGTCGGACCTCAACTCCATGGTCGAACTGGACCTGTCGATCTCGCAGCTGCGCTGCCTGGTCGTCTTGGCCCGGCACGCCGAGCCCATCCCCATCAACGAAATCGCCGATGCCGTCGACCTCACCTTGGCCACGGCCGGCCGCAACGTCGACCGGCTGGTGACGCACGGACTCGTCGCCCGGCGCGAGGATCCCAGCGATCGCCGCATCCGCCGTGTCTCGTTGTCGGACCGGGGCCGTGACGTCATCGCCGACGTCGACGCCGCCCGGCGCAGTGCGCTGCTGGCGTTCGCGCGGTCCCTGAACCCCTCGGACCGCGAGCGGCTGCACGCCGCGCTCGGCCCGATCGTCTCCACCGCCACACCGTCACATCTGGAGGAACAGCACTCATGA
- a CDS encoding CDP-alcohol phosphatidyltransferase family protein, whose product MEVQETSVQTDRVFTVPNVLSFLRLLGVPVFLWLVLVEEADTVAIILLAVSGFTDYLDGWLARRWNQISRVGQLLDPLADRLYILTTIVALTLRDIIPLWFAVLLVARDVYMAVIVALLKARRGLTGLPVHFLGKSATACLLYAFPLLLWGDADGTLAMLARVFGWAFVLWGVALYWWAAVLYTFQARRVLSGAAAKAG is encoded by the coding sequence GTGGAGGTCCAGGAGACGTCGGTCCAGACCGACCGGGTGTTCACCGTCCCCAATGTGCTCTCGTTCCTCCGGCTGCTGGGCGTTCCGGTCTTCCTCTGGCTCGTCCTCGTCGAAGAGGCCGACACCGTCGCCATCATCCTGCTCGCGGTGTCCGGCTTCACCGACTACCTCGACGGCTGGCTGGCCCGCCGGTGGAACCAGATCAGCCGGGTCGGGCAACTGCTCGACCCACTCGCCGACCGGCTCTACATCCTGACCACCATCGTTGCGCTGACCTTGCGCGACATCATCCCGTTGTGGTTCGCGGTGCTGCTGGTCGCCCGCGACGTGTACATGGCGGTGATCGTGGCGCTGCTCAAGGCGCGGCGGGGCCTCACCGGCCTCCCGGTCCACTTCCTCGGCAAGTCCGCCACCGCCTGCCTGCTGTACGCGTTCCCGCTGCTGCTGTGGGGGGACGCCGACGGCACCCTGGCCATGTTGGCCCGGGTCTTCGGCTGGGCATTCGTACTGTGGGGCGTCGCCCTGTACTGGTGGGCGGCGGTCCTCTACACGTTCCAGGCGCGCCGGGTACTGAGCGGCGCAGCGGCGAAAGCCGGCTGA
- a CDS encoding DUF881 domain-containing protein — MRGAIEVTGPGVVVTVDNPEDQENVEDPDKARVLDLDLRQAVNGLWSAGAEAVSINGQRITSLTAIRSAEGIIQINYRPMNAPYEISAIGDPESLPGRFGDGSGGQWLRAVASNDNLQFSVRRENELTLPAGNTPLTYATPGGAS, encoded by the coding sequence GTGCGGGGGGCGATCGAGGTGACGGGGCCGGGGGTGGTGGTCACGGTGGACAACCCGGAAGACCAGGAGAACGTAGAAGACCCCGACAAGGCGCGCGTCCTTGACCTCGACCTGCGTCAAGCGGTCAACGGGCTGTGGTCGGCCGGCGCGGAGGCCGTCAGCATCAACGGCCAGCGCATCACCAGCCTGACCGCCATCCGTTCGGCCGAGGGGATCATACAGATCAACTACCGGCCCATGAACGCGCCCTACGAGATCTCCGCCATCGGCGATCCCGAATCGCTCCCGGGCCGGTTCGGTGACGGCTCCGGCGGCCAGTGGCTGCGCGCCGTTGCCAGCAACGACAACCTGCAGTTCAGCGTCCGCCGTGAGAACGAGCTGACTCTGCCGGCCGGCAACACGCCGCTGACGTACGCGACTCCGGGAGGGGCATCGTGA